Proteins encoded by one window of Paenibacillus urinalis:
- the trmL gene encoding tRNA (uridine(34)/cytosine(34)/5-carboxymethylaminomethyluridine(34)-2'-O)-methyltransferase TrmL: MALHIVLVEPEIPANTGNIARTCAATGTHLHLVHPLGFNTDDRTLKRAGLDYWHSVNIEYHDSFDEVRQKYADHRFFYATTKAKNRFSDFKFQDGDFLVFGKETKGLPPELINANPDTCMRMPMTDAVRSLNLSNSAAIIVYEALRQLDYPGMN, from the coding sequence ATGGCATTACATATCGTACTTGTGGAACCCGAGATTCCAGCAAACACAGGAAATATAGCAAGAACCTGCGCAGCAACAGGAACACATCTGCATCTGGTGCATCCGCTCGGATTTAACACAGATGACCGCACACTCAAACGGGCCGGGTTGGACTACTGGCATTCCGTAAATATCGAGTATCATGATTCGTTTGATGAAGTTCGGCAGAAATATGCGGATCACCGTTTTTTCTATGCAACCACCAAAGCGAAAAATCGTTTCAGTGATTTCAAGTTTCAGGATGGAGATTTCCTAGTATTTGGAAAAGAGACAAAAGGTCTTCCGCCTGAGCTAATTAATGCAAACCCAGATACCTGCATGCGAATGCCGATGACGGATGCAGTCCGATCCTTGAATCTGTCGAATTCGGCGGCAATTATCGTTTATGAAGCACTAAGGCAGCTGGATTATCCTGGAATGAATTAA
- a CDS encoding AbrB/MazE/SpoVT family DNA-binding domain-containing protein encodes MKPAGVVRKVDQLGRIVLPKSLRKRYQMNEGDPVEILVQGDHIILERYRPKCIFCGSMEEVSEFKDRYICGVCLTEMTGLQENA; translated from the coding sequence ATGAAACCTGCTGGAGTCGTACGTAAGGTGGATCAGCTCGGAAGAATCGTGCTGCCGAAATCTTTGCGTAAAAGGTATCAGATGAATGAAGGAGATCCCGTTGAAATTTTAGTGCAAGGTGATCATATTATTCTGGAGCGTTATCGTCCAAAATGTATTTTCTGCGGATCAATGGAAGAAGTAAGCGAGTTCAAAGATCGTTATATTTGCGGCGTGTGTCTCACAGAAATGACGGGTCTTCAAGAGAACGCCTAA
- a CDS encoding phosphodiester glycosidase family protein, which yields MMTSLQKLNRFFMLITAPFIGLLMYLLLLQPTLDLSSLAPKEAHIPQNTIISQTEDISQGLAEAKVLAETTSSYIQKTTELYESTTKTMNSIANMTAAQARKPEAIYNKRISAKLGTPIEQVNSDRIRIELYKMNPGLYKGYAMKIKLKDPSAMKMSIGEGVGKSQTTMQAVARSGAVAGINAGGYADAGGSRYPLSTTVANGKYLTGFHPSTKDLSFVGLSKEGKLIGGRFTKQSDLDKLEPAFGATFVPMLLKDGKKLIIPSKWKTTPKRAPRTVIGNYKDDQLLILVVDGYDEKGSSGATLQELQNKMYKLGVQNGYNLDGGGSSSLILNGRVVNTPSDGVLRKLPTHFLFFE from the coding sequence ATGATGACTTCACTCCAAAAACTAAATCGCTTTTTCATGCTGATTACAGCTCCATTTATCGGTCTGCTTATGTACCTGCTCTTATTGCAGCCAACGCTGGATCTAAGTTCGCTAGCGCCAAAGGAAGCTCACATCCCGCAAAACACGATCATCTCCCAAACGGAGGATATCAGCCAAGGTTTGGCGGAAGCGAAAGTGCTGGCCGAGACGACCTCTTCATACATTCAAAAAACAACCGAGTTGTATGAGAGCACGACTAAAACGATGAACAGCATTGCGAACATGACTGCAGCACAAGCCAGGAAACCCGAAGCAATCTATAACAAGCGGATATCTGCCAAGCTCGGCACACCGATTGAACAAGTGAACAGTGACCGGATTCGGATTGAACTATACAAAATGAACCCAGGCCTATATAAAGGCTATGCCATGAAGATCAAGCTCAAGGATCCGAGTGCTATGAAGATGTCCATTGGTGAAGGTGTGGGCAAATCGCAAACGACGATGCAGGCTGTCGCACGCAGTGGTGCGGTTGCCGGCATTAATGCCGGGGGATATGCTGATGCAGGCGGCAGTCGGTATCCTCTAAGCACCACGGTGGCTAACGGCAAATACCTGACTGGCTTTCATCCCAGCACGAAGGATCTTTCCTTTGTCGGCCTTAGCAAGGAAGGAAAGCTGATTGGAGGAAGATTTACGAAGCAATCGGACCTGGACAAGCTGGAGCCTGCATTCGGCGCTACCTTTGTCCCCATGCTCCTCAAGGACGGCAAGAAGCTGATCATTCCATCCAAATGGAAAACAACGCCGAAGCGAGCGCCAAGGACAGTCATTGGCAATTATAAGGATGATCAGCTGCTCATTCTGGTGGTGGATGGATACGATGAAAAAGGCAGCTCGGGAGCGACACTACAAGAGCTTCAGAACAAAATGTACAAGCTTGGGGTACAAAATGGCTATAACCTGGATGGCGGCGGCTCCTCTTCGCTGATTCTGAACGGACGTGTCGTGAATACACCTTCGGACGGTGTCCTGCGTAAGCTGCCCACCCATTTTCTTTTCTTTGAGTAA
- a CDS encoding response regulator transcription factor — protein MRKVWQVVLIDIHPTSMLGTKLILEEHQDLLVRAMVSTGEDGLAQVSSLKPDLVLIDYKLPDGNADQFIVEMKQVSPNTHIVVMTDEDNLNLYKRYISLGASGMLSKQSSPMKLIHMISGLREGLASIPLQWLTNDEWSNTVDQELDIHLQLTDMEIFIMERIVQGVTYDKIANEIDVSRRSVDNYLRKIYTKLGVSSRAQAIEQFTLYSKLHKKQQYV, from the coding sequence ATGAGAAAGGTATGGCAGGTGGTCTTGATTGATATCCATCCGACCAGCATGCTAGGTACAAAATTAATATTGGAAGAGCATCAGGACCTATTAGTCCGCGCGATGGTTTCCACGGGGGAGGATGGGTTAGCTCAAGTGAGCAGCCTGAAGCCAGACCTCGTTCTAATCGATTACAAATTGCCTGACGGAAATGCGGACCAATTCATCGTAGAGATGAAGCAGGTCTCTCCAAATACCCATATTGTCGTGATGACGGATGAGGATAATTTGAATCTGTATAAGCGATATATCAGTCTAGGCGCAAGTGGAATGCTGTCTAAGCAATCTTCGCCCATGAAGCTTATTCATATGATTTCCGGTCTCCGAGAGGGGCTGGCCTCGATCCCTTTGCAGTGGCTGACTAATGACGAGTGGTCGAACACGGTGGACCAGGAACTAGACATTCATCTTCAGCTTACAGATATGGAAATCTTCATTATGGAACGGATCGTTCAAGGTGTGACCTACGATAAAATTGCTAATGAAATCGATGTCAGCAGAAGATCGGTTGACAACTATCTCCGCAAAATATATACCAAACTGGGCGTGTCCAGCCGGGCTCAAGCTATCGAACAGTTTACTCTGTATTCCAAACTACATAAGAAACAGCAGTATGTGTAA
- a CDS encoding PLP-dependent aminotransferase family protein: protein MEFSFASHSSRLLSSHASRTNRVRRQGSFISLAEELPAEEFFPIKRLGEAAHAVFSSDPSVLQYGEPEGFLPLRSWIRKDWEMRKGIRTTEERILLTSGTQQTIDLVTRLLVDSGDTVVVENPTSPGCLQVLQMQGAVILPVFTDTEGIVPEHLEEQFQKHRPKLLFAAPSFSNPTGILWTLRRRKAVLDLCRKYSVLIIEDDSYGELHFGADDSANSFSERYPALYAIDQEDDGNHVLYIGSFSKTIAPALRTGWATGDKRLIQGMSSLKQMADWQSSPINQQILYQLLGSTSFNWNEHLALLNREYEVRLKLMLELLKRPGFKHVKYDPPAGGMYLWIELPPGLGSETLLKAVLHKGVAFLPGARCSPGKQTEHFIRLNFSRPGREELLLGMNLISEAISEFTARS, encoded by the coding sequence ATGGAGTTCTCCTTTGCTTCCCATTCCTCCAGGCTGTTGTCTTCACATGCGAGCAGGACGAACAGAGTCAGAAGACAAGGTTCGTTTATCTCACTGGCTGAAGAGCTTCCTGCGGAGGAATTTTTCCCAATTAAACGATTGGGCGAAGCGGCACATGCTGTCTTCTCTTCAGATCCTTCCGTTCTGCAATATGGTGAGCCAGAAGGCTTCCTGCCTCTAAGAAGCTGGATTCGCAAGGATTGGGAGATGCGAAAAGGAATCCGTACCACAGAGGAACGAATACTGCTGACATCAGGCACACAGCAGACCATTGATCTGGTCACCAGGCTTCTGGTCGATTCTGGCGATACGGTTGTCGTGGAGAACCCGACATCGCCCGGATGTCTTCAGGTGCTGCAGATGCAAGGTGCGGTCATATTACCTGTTTTCACCGATACGGAGGGCATTGTCCCAGAACATCTTGAAGAGCAGTTTCAGAAGCATCGTCCGAAACTGCTTTTTGCTGCACCCAGTTTTTCTAATCCAACCGGAATATTATGGACTCTTCGCAGACGTAAGGCGGTATTGGATCTATGTCGAAAATACAGTGTCCTAATCATTGAGGACGATTCCTACGGTGAATTGCATTTTGGGGCAGATGATTCAGCAAATTCCTTCTCTGAGCGTTATCCTGCTCTATATGCGATAGATCAAGAGGATGATGGAAATCATGTACTGTATATTGGCTCTTTCAGCAAAACGATCGCTCCTGCCCTTCGTACGGGATGGGCGACCGGTGATAAAAGGCTGATCCAGGGTATGTCCTCATTGAAGCAGATGGCTGACTGGCAATCCAGTCCGATTAATCAACAAATATTGTACCAATTGCTGGGCTCAACCTCCTTCAATTGGAATGAACATCTGGCGCTGCTCAACCGAGAGTATGAGGTGAGGCTTAAGCTGATGCTGGAGCTGTTAAAAAGACCGGGGTTCAAGCATGTAAAATACGATCCGCCAGCAGGAGGGATGTACCTCTGGATTGAGCTTCCACCCGGACTTGGCAGCGAGACGCTGCTCAAAGCTGTGCTGCACAAAGGCGTAGCATTTTTGCCAGGCGCAAGATGCTCTCCTGGCAAGCAGACAGAGCATTTTATTAGACTCAATTTTAGCAGACCCGGCAGAGAAGAGCTGTTACTCGGGATGAATTTGATCAGTGAAGCGATATCCGAATTTACGGCACGGAGTTAA
- a CDS encoding FMN-dependent NADH-azoreductase, producing the protein MANVLFIKANDRPADQAISVQMYDAFYNAYKEANPTDNIIELDLFAANLPAYGNNAATGTFKVAKGIETTPAEQEAADLAAFYQKQFLEADKVVVAFPLWNFTVPAPLVNYISYLSQAGVTFKYTPEGPVGLAGEKKVVLLNARGGVYSEGPLAAVEMAVKYVASAFGFWGIQNPEVLVIEGHNAFPDRSAEIVQEGLRKVAETASRF; encoded by the coding sequence ATGGCAAACGTATTGTTTATCAAAGCAAATGACCGTCCAGCGGATCAAGCGATCAGCGTACAAATGTACGACGCATTCTATAACGCATACAAGGAAGCAAATCCGACAGACAACATTATTGAATTGGATCTGTTTGCAGCTAACCTTCCGGCTTACGGCAACAATGCCGCAACAGGAACGTTCAAAGTAGCTAAAGGCATCGAGACGACTCCAGCAGAACAAGAAGCTGCTGATCTGGCTGCTTTTTACCAAAAGCAATTCTTGGAAGCTGATAAAGTCGTTGTAGCATTTCCGCTCTGGAACTTTACTGTTCCTGCACCGCTGGTTAACTACATTTCTTACTTGAGCCAAGCAGGTGTTACATTTAAATACACTCCTGAAGGTCCAGTAGGTCTTGCAGGCGAGAAGAAAGTGGTACTTCTGAACGCACGCGGCGGCGTTTACTCTGAAGGTCCTCTGGCAGCTGTTGAAATGGCTGTGAAATACGTAGCTTCTGCATTTGGCTTCTGGGGCATTCAAAACCCTGAAGTTCTGGTAATTGAAGGACATAATGCCTTCCCTGACCGTTCTGCTGAAATTGTACAAGAAGGTCTTAGAAAAGTCGCTGAGACGGCTTCCCGTTTCTAA
- a CDS encoding DUF2161 family putative PD-(D/E)XK-type phosphodiesterase, which translates to MAVQYETELYEPIKSYFERQGYHIKSEVKYCDLVGIREDLADPLIVEIKKTFNLSLLLQGMQRLKTSSNVYLAVERNRVKRGAANQRFGEITDLCKKLGLGLITVTRYKTKPALVDCLCVPEAVITSSKTMKRRKDLLLKEFDGRSGDYNLGGSHKAKLVTAYRERALRVAQALAPIPYASPAELARQTGITNTASILQKNYYGWFTRIERGRYTLSEQGRTDLDKYYAVLQQYPLP; encoded by the coding sequence ATGGCCGTTCAATATGAAACCGAATTATACGAGCCGATAAAGTCCTATTTTGAGAGGCAAGGATACCATATTAAATCCGAAGTGAAATATTGTGATCTGGTGGGTATACGAGAGGATCTCGCTGACCCGTTAATTGTGGAGATCAAGAAGACCTTTAATTTGTCGCTTCTGCTGCAAGGAATGCAAAGATTAAAAACGAGCAGTAATGTGTATCTTGCTGTTGAACGTAACCGGGTGAAGCGCGGGGCTGCCAATCAGCGGTTTGGAGAGATTACAGATCTGTGCAAAAAGCTGGGTTTGGGTCTCATCACCGTAACACGGTACAAAACGAAACCGGCGCTTGTCGATTGCTTATGCGTACCAGAGGCAGTCATCACTTCTTCAAAAACAATGAAAAGACGCAAAGACCTTCTGCTCAAGGAATTTGATGGACGCAGCGGCGATTACAACCTGGGCGGCAGCCACAAGGCCAAGCTTGTCACTGCCTACAGAGAGCGTGCACTTCGAGTTGCACAGGCGCTGGCTCCCATTCCCTATGCCTCTCCTGCAGAGCTTGCCAGACAGACAGGAATAACGAATACTGCGTCCATTCTGCAAAAAAATTATTATGGCTGGTTTACCAGAATTGAGCGCGGCCGATATACACTAAGTGAGCAGGGAAGAACTGACTTGGACAAGTACTATGCAGTTCTTCAGCAATATCCACTTCCATAA
- a CDS encoding PrkA family serine protein kinase, with product MNIFERVAEFRAESDRLSWSGTFKDYIDILKKDPTPAMTAHARVYEMIKSYGVEEIGGHKHYKFFEQEIFGLDRSVEKLVEEYFHSAARRLDVRKRILLLMGPVSGGKSTLVTLLKRGLEQFSRTEKGAVYAIEGCPMHEDPLHLIPLELRPEVEKELGVRIEGNLCPSCQMRLKTEYGGDIEKVRVERVFISEDNRIGIGTFSPSDPKSQDIADLTGSIDFSTITEYGSESDPRAYRFDGELNKANRGLMEFQEMLKCDEKFLWNLLSLTQEGNFKAGRFALISADEMIVAHTNESEYKAFISNKKNEALQSRMIVMPIPYNLKVSEEEKIYKKLIEQSDMRHVHIAPHALKTAAIFSILTRLKESKKQGMDLVKKMGMYDGEEVEGYKEADLKEMQSEYLEEGMTGIDPRYVINRISSALIKQDLECINALDILRAIKDGLDQHASITKEERERYLNFIAVARKEYDELAKKEVQKAFVYSFEESAKTLFENYLDNIEAFCNWSKIRDPLTDEEMDPDERLMRSIEEQIGVSENAKKAFREEILIRISAYSRKGKKFEYSSHDRLREAIEKKLFADLKDIVKITTSTKTPDANQLKRINEVSSRLIDEHGYCPVCANELLRYVGSLLNR from the coding sequence ATGAACATTTTTGAACGCGTTGCTGAATTTCGGGCTGAGAGTGATCGTTTATCTTGGTCGGGTACATTCAAAGATTATATTGATATTCTAAAAAAGGACCCAACACCTGCAATGACGGCTCACGCAAGAGTGTATGAAATGATCAAATCATATGGCGTGGAAGAGATTGGTGGACACAAGCATTACAAGTTTTTTGAGCAGGAGATTTTTGGACTAGACCGAAGCGTAGAGAAGCTTGTTGAGGAATATTTCCATTCTGCAGCACGGAGACTTGATGTCCGCAAGCGGATCTTGCTCTTGATGGGTCCAGTCAGTGGGGGGAAATCGACGCTCGTGACTCTGCTTAAACGAGGCCTGGAGCAATTCTCCCGCACAGAGAAAGGGGCAGTATACGCGATTGAAGGCTGCCCAATGCATGAAGACCCGCTTCATTTAATTCCGCTGGAGCTCCGACCTGAGGTAGAGAAAGAGCTGGGAGTAAGGATTGAAGGAAATTTATGTCCTTCCTGCCAAATGCGGCTGAAAACAGAGTATGGCGGTGACATCGAAAAGGTACGTGTAGAGCGGGTATTTATATCGGAAGACAACCGAATCGGGATCGGTACCTTCAGCCCTTCTGATCCGAAATCTCAGGATATTGCTGACCTGACCGGAAGTATCGATTTCTCAACCATTACGGAGTACGGCTCAGAATCCGATCCGCGTGCTTATCGGTTTGACGGGGAGTTAAACAAAGCAAACCGCGGCTTGATGGAATTCCAGGAGATGCTCAAATGCGATGAGAAATTTCTATGGAACCTGCTCTCCCTTACCCAGGAAGGAAACTTTAAGGCAGGCAGATTCGCTCTTATTAGTGCAGATGAGATGATTGTTGCCCATACGAATGAATCGGAGTATAAGGCGTTTATATCGAACAAGAAAAATGAGGCACTACAGTCCCGGATGATCGTCATGCCGATTCCTTACAATTTGAAGGTGTCAGAAGAAGAGAAAATATATAAAAAGCTGATCGAACAAAGCGATATGCGGCATGTTCATATTGCGCCTCATGCTCTGAAGACGGCTGCCATCTTCTCCATTCTCACTCGGTTAAAGGAATCCAAAAAACAAGGCATGGATCTCGTTAAAAAAATGGGAATGTATGATGGGGAAGAGGTTGAGGGCTACAAAGAAGCTGACCTCAAAGAAATGCAGAGTGAATATCTGGAAGAGGGCATGACTGGAATTGATCCACGTTACGTCATCAACCGGATTTCAAGTGCACTGATCAAGCAGGATTTGGAGTGCATCAATGCACTGGATATATTAAGAGCAATCAAAGACGGATTGGATCAACATGCCTCCATCACGAAAGAAGAACGTGAGCGGTATTTGAACTTTATCGCGGTAGCACGCAAAGAATACGATGAGCTTGCGAAAAAAGAGGTACAGAAGGCTTTCGTTTACTCCTTCGAGGAGTCGGCCAAGACGTTGTTTGAGAATTATCTGGACAATATTGAAGCCTTCTGCAATTGGAGTAAAATACGTGATCCTCTGACCGATGAGGAGATGGATCCAGATGAGCGCCTCATGCGTTCCATCGAAGAGCAGATCGGAGTTTCTGAAAATGCGAAAAAAGCCTTCCGTGAGGAAATTCTAATTCGGATTTCAGCCTATTCCCGTAAAGGCAAAAAATTCGAATACAGCAGCCACGATCGACTTCGTGAAGCGATTGAGAAGAAGCTGTTCGCTGATCTGAAGGATATCGTGAAGATCACAACTTCAACTAAAACTCCGGATGCAAATCAGCTGAAACGTATTAATGAGGTCAGCTCCAGACTGATTGACGAGCACGGCTATTGCCCTGTCTGTGCAAATGAGCTGTTGCGTTATGTAGGCAGCTTGTTGAACCGCTGA
- a CDS encoding globin-coupled sensor protein — MIEVSEERERQLAYIGITNLELELLHKHRPIFEKIVDEVVDRLYDRIGQVEELRSIITKYSTIERLKQTQRWYFISLTDGHIDEEFIEKRIQIGLIHSKIGLKSDFYLGSYMVYLDVATSMVQQIMPNGWYPVIHALSKMFNFDSQLVLEAYEGKEKQKITDIADEQDRLLQAITEVSQRLTGMIDELLHNTELISETARQTAASQESAHKLIDDLNQEVKEIQKMGSLIREISDQSHLLGLNAAIEAAHAGDSGRGFEIVAGEIRKLATGSKKAMEQIQSVLNSIRTKLDQVQTESDNTSDNARKQVFSSSELMAFVQVMESVSGDLKELQAAHS; from the coding sequence ATGATTGAGGTTTCCGAAGAACGAGAACGACAGCTGGCCTACATAGGGATTACGAATCTGGAGCTTGAATTGCTTCATAAGCATCGTCCTATTTTTGAAAAAATAGTAGATGAGGTTGTTGATCGGTTATACGACAGAATAGGACAAGTGGAAGAACTAAGGAGCATCATTACGAAATACTCGACAATAGAACGTTTGAAGCAGACACAGCGTTGGTACTTTATATCCCTGACGGATGGGCATATAGATGAAGAATTTATTGAGAAGCGAATCCAAATCGGGCTGATTCATTCGAAAATTGGACTCAAATCCGATTTTTACTTAGGTAGTTATATGGTGTATCTCGATGTGGCGACCAGCATGGTACAGCAAATCATGCCAAATGGATGGTATCCAGTAATTCATGCACTGAGCAAGATGTTTAATTTCGATTCCCAGCTTGTGCTCGAAGCTTACGAAGGGAAGGAGAAGCAGAAGATCACGGATATTGCTGATGAGCAGGATCGCCTGCTGCAGGCGATTACAGAGGTGTCTCAGAGACTGACCGGTATGATTGATGAGCTGCTTCACAACACGGAGCTGATATCCGAGACCGCGAGACAGACCGCAGCTTCCCAGGAATCAGCCCACAAGCTGATCGATGACCTGAATCAAGAAGTAAAAGAAATTCAAAAGATGGGGAGTCTCATCCGAGAAATCTCAGACCAAAGTCATCTTCTGGGACTCAATGCAGCAATTGAGGCTGCTCACGCGGGAGATAGCGGAAGGGGCTTTGAGATCGTTGCAGGCGAGATCCGCAAGCTGGCTACGGGCTCCAAGAAGGCAATGGAGCAGATCCAGAGCGTGCTGAACAGTATTAGAACGAAGCTGGATCAAGTGCAGACCGAGTCTGATAATACGTCGGATAATGCAAGAAAGCAAGTATTCAGCTCCAGTGAGCTAATGGCATTTGTTCAAGTCATGGAATCCGTATCCGGTGATCTCAAAGAGCTGCAAGCTGCTCATTCCTAA
- a CDS encoding LacI family DNA-binding transcriptional regulator translates to MASIHDVAKEAGVSVATVSKVLNDYPDVSDKTRKRVNLAIEQLHYQPNVVARGLVKRRSWTVGVLLTVPFTNPYVAELLEGIKTALENSGYDLVRLSTRFDDPHYSFIKHCRSRNVDGVVVFGVERDNRSIDELIHSDIPTMFVDMDIVGKRAGYITTDNQNAIHKGVKHLYELGHRKIAYISGTLGPSIANMRLEGYRQGLISCGLSYLTNYLEVCDYTFDGGAAAMRRLLALKDTPTGIVCASDLSAFGAIHEIEKHGLSVPQDISVVGFDNTYHAQVFKPNLTTVNQNIYSIGIKSIECLIALIENRDYSPPVIMEPSELIVRQTTGKAKLA, encoded by the coding sequence ATGGCATCGATCCATGATGTGGCTAAAGAAGCCGGGGTCTCAGTTGCTACCGTTTCAAAGGTGCTGAATGATTATCCCGATGTAAGTGACAAAACACGTAAAAGAGTAAACCTGGCCATTGAGCAGCTGCACTATCAACCGAATGTAGTTGCAAGGGGGTTAGTAAAAAGAAGATCATGGACTGTAGGCGTGTTGTTGACCGTCCCCTTCACCAATCCATATGTAGCCGAACTATTAGAAGGAATTAAGACAGCGCTTGAGAACAGCGGATATGATCTGGTCCGTTTATCCACTCGCTTTGATGATCCGCATTATTCATTTATTAAGCATTGCCGCAGCCGGAATGTGGATGGAGTTGTCGTATTTGGAGTGGAGCGCGATAATCGCAGCATTGACGAATTGATACATTCGGATATCCCGACCATGTTTGTCGATATGGATATTGTCGGCAAGCGGGCAGGATATATTACAACAGATAACCAAAATGCAATCCATAAGGGCGTCAAGCATCTTTACGAGCTCGGTCATCGTAAAATAGCCTACATATCCGGCACATTGGGGCCTTCAATTGCAAATATGCGGCTTGAAGGATACAGACAAGGCCTGATTAGCTGCGGATTATCATACCTGACCAATTACCTTGAGGTATGTGATTATACATTCGACGGCGGAGCGGCTGCGATGCGCAGACTGCTTGCACTCAAAGACACGCCGACAGGCATTGTATGTGCTTCGGATCTCTCCGCTTTTGGTGCCATTCATGAAATAGAGAAGCACGGGCTGTCCGTTCCTCAAGACATCTCTGTCGTCGGATTCGATAATACCTATCATGCGCAGGTATTCAAGCCAAATCTAACGACAGTGAATCAAAATATTTATTCCATCGGCATTAAATCGATTGAATGCTTGATTGCGCTCATAGAGAACCGGGATTACTCTCCGCCTGTCATTATGGAGCCTTCTGAACTGATTGTAAGGCAAACCACAGGGAAGGCTAAGCTTGCCTGA
- a CDS encoding SEC-C domain-containing protein codes for MINLGRNEPCHCGSGKKYKKCCLEKDRQQQRNVRVATSVEVITNRRPGSAVSAVSKMPPAPQVADQNSQMSALNFTEMSWEHDMHRELAETAIPSIAEEYKLTEEETSELISLWNNYSNSEAPRYRKPGGFAGALEYVTATKQGSTISQSELAAKHEVSATTLSKSIGQLSEYAEKASFASQGV; via the coding sequence TTGATCAACTTAGGTAGAAACGAACCGTGCCACTGCGGCAGTGGCAAGAAATATAAAAAATGCTGCCTCGAGAAAGACAGACAGCAGCAGCGCAATGTAAGGGTGGCCACATCAGTCGAAGTCATTACGAATCGGCGCCCTGGATCTGCAGTATCCGCTGTATCTAAGATGCCCCCTGCCCCACAGGTAGCTGATCAGAACTCCCAGATGTCTGCCCTGAACTTTACTGAGATGAGTTGGGAACACGACATGCACCGTGAGCTTGCTGAAACCGCCATTCCTTCAATCGCAGAAGAGTACAAGCTGACCGAAGAAGAGACAAGTGAACTTATCTCTCTGTGGAACAACTATAGCAATAGTGAAGCTCCTCGTTATCGTAAGCCGGGAGGTTTCGCTGGTGCATTAGAATATGTCACTGCAACGAAACAAGGCAGTACCATCAGTCAATCCGAGCTTGCTGCTAAACATGAGGTATCGGCTACAACCCTCTCCAAGAGCATTGGACAGCTGTCTGAATACGCGGAGAAAGCTTCCTTTGCGAGTCAAGGTGTCTAA